The following coding sequences lie in one Criblamydia sequanensis CRIB-18 genomic window:
- a CDS encoding glycosyltransferase, with protein sequence MDPAILLFLKHFKEKQFQEALEAIFNDPSVSFEEIDKKDDFSKYILNFADALFRFPPYHSFVAGSLLHKYIEDDIQLLLKHEDFENVLKKVCFFLSLSAADKDDFASLKMLESLEQEDALENIHIAYEKKLIPCENEDFKKHLESCREKTRAILENRLNFSNHFIAFATERKALSEHLFVSGKPYQAFAYPANAEEIKAIKNFPLTLNFNDIPLILMEAKKIPWDALLKPLSGRPKILLFYSKEVLIQSLQFKVVLDELLNSENLIYVLNYYGLEQFLDSSFIKSYEPFKEIKPLFITEDPYLKEDYPQILEHLKLALTQLKSETKDRDPFNWLFEVGKRHAFARDAKRYGEERFLALWLRYAYKDWNDIHKTKPKNLTMNAAMPDYLKIILDKVPPLAQKRKKEAKKPIKIAHIINTVFDEAHAPAEILRSLLENRDKTLFEASVYTTETGLYRPKEYPYYSFSGQDTLTRAKKTVQALFSEDIPLTVLSHPFLTYEEEAKILAKKLSEAKCEIAIFHMPNPVNLLAAKMLEVPCTVFMDHGGFPLIPDKNGFCLPYYLAIPIEPHFNLILTCEERPKSEIQFFNNRNTVVEALPFSLNLRKNWNQSPIPRETFDPDHNRILLTTVSLNLFNRLSPEFCDCIAKILKREKRAHYYPIGDPVYLDYFMSFFKERKVQDQVHFLGFQKNPSDFTRSMDIYLNEFPVGSGLALLEAMAAGLPIVSMYDEKDPMPAARMGAYFGKEKMITSLKNEDYVNLCCRLIEEPKLLADWKKEALQSYEMRTDAKKYAHDFEKLILQTYERC encoded by the coding sequence ATGGATCCAGCTATCCTCTTATTCTTAAAGCACTTTAAAGAAAAACAATTTCAGGAAGCATTAGAAGCTATTTTTAATGATCCGAGCGTTTCTTTTGAAGAAATAGACAAAAAAGATGATTTTTCTAAATATATCCTGAACTTTGCGGATGCTCTTTTTCGATTCCCGCCCTACCACTCTTTTGTTGCCGGGTCCCTTCTTCATAAGTACATAGAAGATGATATTCAGCTCTTGCTAAAACATGAGGATTTTGAAAATGTTTTAAAAAAAGTTTGTTTTTTTCTCTCTCTTTCTGCAGCGGATAAAGACGATTTTGCTTCCCTTAAGATGCTAGAGTCTCTTGAACAAGAGGATGCTCTTGAAAATATCCACATCGCCTATGAAAAAAAATTGATCCCTTGTGAAAATGAAGATTTCAAAAAGCACCTTGAATCGTGCAGGGAAAAAACACGCGCCATTTTAGAGAACCGTTTAAACTTTAGTAACCATTTTATTGCCTTTGCAACAGAGAGGAAGGCTTTAAGCGAGCATTTATTTGTAAGCGGAAAGCCCTATCAAGCTTTTGCATACCCGGCAAATGCCGAAGAGATCAAAGCCATAAAAAATTTTCCCTTAACTTTGAATTTCAATGATATTCCTCTTATTTTGATGGAGGCTAAAAAAATTCCATGGGATGCTTTATTAAAACCCCTTTCCGGAAGACCTAAAATTCTTTTGTTTTATTCAAAAGAGGTCTTAATCCAATCCCTGCAATTCAAAGTGGTGCTAGATGAACTTCTCAACTCCGAAAATTTAATTTATGTTTTAAATTATTATGGCTTGGAACAATTTCTTGATAGTTCCTTTATAAAATCCTATGAACCTTTCAAAGAAATAAAACCTCTTTTTATCACGGAAGATCCCTATCTAAAAGAGGACTATCCTCAAATATTGGAACATTTAAAGTTAGCTTTAACTCAGCTCAAAAGCGAAACAAAGGATAGAGATCCATTTAATTGGCTTTTTGAAGTCGGAAAAAGGCATGCCTTCGCAAGAGATGCAAAACGCTATGGCGAAGAGAGATTTTTAGCCCTTTGGCTTCGTTATGCCTATAAAGATTGGAATGATATTCATAAAACAAAACCAAAAAATCTTACTATGAACGCGGCAATGCCGGATTACTTGAAGATCATTCTCGATAAAGTGCCGCCATTAGCTCAAAAAAGAAAAAAAGAAGCTAAAAAGCCAATAAAAATTGCTCATATCATCAATACGGTGTTTGATGAAGCCCATGCTCCGGCTGAAATCTTGCGCTCGCTTCTTGAAAACCGCGATAAGACCCTTTTTGAAGCAAGTGTTTATACAACAGAGACAGGGCTTTATAGGCCCAAAGAATACCCTTACTATAGTTTTAGCGGTCAAGATACTTTAACCCGAGCTAAAAAGACGGTTCAAGCGCTTTTTTCAGAGGATATTCCCCTAACAGTTTTAAGCCATCCTTTTTTAACGTACGAGGAAGAAGCTAAAATCCTTGCTAAAAAATTGTCTGAAGCAAAGTGCGAGATAGCCATTTTTCATATGCCTAATCCGGTTAATCTTCTAGCTGCAAAAATGCTAGAGGTTCCTTGCACAGTTTTTATGGATCATGGGGGTTTTCCACTCATTCCTGATAAGAATGGGTTTTGTCTTCCTTACTATCTTGCCATTCCAATCGAGCCTCATTTTAATTTAATTCTTACCTGCGAGGAAAGGCCAAAAAGCGAAATTCAGTTTTTTAATAATCGTAACACGGTGGTAGAAGCCCTACCTTTTTCTTTAAATCTTAGAAAAAATTGGAATCAAAGCCCAATCCCAAGAGAAACTTTTGATCCTGATCACAATCGAATTTTACTTACTACTGTATCTTTAAACTTATTCAACCGCTTATCTCCCGAATTTTGTGATTGTATCGCAAAAATTTTAAAGCGCGAGAAAAGAGCTCACTACTATCCTATTGGAGATCCCGTTTATCTTGATTATTTTATGTCCTTTTTTAAAGAAAGGAAAGTGCAAGACCAGGTCCATTTCTTAGGCTTTCAAAAAAATCCAAGTGACTTTACAAGATCTATGGACATTTATTTAAATGAATTTCCGGTAGGCAGCGGGCTTGCCCTTCTTGAGGCCATGGCTGCAGGCCTTCCTATCGTTTCCATGTATGATGAAAAAGACCCTATGCCTGCTGCTAGAATGGGCGCTTATTTTGGAAAGGAAAAGATGATTACCTCTTTAAAAAATGAGGATTATGTCAATCTTTGCTGCCGATTAATAGAAGAGCCAAAACTTCTAGCTGACTGGAAAAAAGAGGCGCTTCAATCCTACGAGATGCGAACAGATGCTAAAAAATACGCTCATGACTTTGAAAAGCTAATCTTACAAACTTATGAAAGATGCTAA
- a CDS encoding low molecular weight protein-tyrosine-phosphatase, with translation MKSLLFVCLGNICRSPAAEEIFRALAAKNNLTDFKAASAGIGDWYVGHLPDDRMREAAQDRGHFLASRAQAFKKEFLDSYDLILAADTEVLHDLYKFADTPQMKSKIHLLTSFSPIYRGENIPDPFYGGRKDFDLVLDMLEDSCQGLIDYFKNQNSKKNGPS, from the coding sequence ATGAAGTCTTTACTTTTTGTCTGCCTTGGGAATATCTGTCGATCACCCGCAGCTGAAGAAATTTTTAGGGCCCTTGCTGCTAAAAATAATTTAACCGATTTTAAAGCGGCAAGCGCCGGGATTGGCGACTGGTATGTAGGTCATCTTCCGGATGATAGAATGAGAGAAGCTGCGCAAGATAGAGGACACTTTCTTGCTAGCCGGGCACAAGCCTTTAAAAAGGAATTTCTCGATTCTTATGATCTGATCCTTGCCGCTGACACAGAAGTGCTTCATGATCTTTACAAGTTTGCAGACACACCGCAAATGAAATCAAAAATTCATCTTCTAACCTCATTCAGCCCTATTTATAGAGGGGAAAACATCCCGGACCCTTTTTATGGGGGCAGAAAGGATTTTGACCTTGTTTTGGATATGCTAGAAGACTCATGTCAAGGCCTTATCGATTATTTTAAAAACCAAAACAGCAAAAAAAACGGGCCGTCTTAA
- a CDS encoding bifunctional serine/threonine-protein kinase/formylglycine-generating enzyme family protein yields MADSRSLGDYDVIKMIGQGPLGSLYLAEHRFMKKQFCLKILPQELAQDRGFIQRFEEEIAKLSSLNHPNIVKIHNISFASGRYFLVTDCVVDDVGETTNLAQYMISLDEHLKEEDLFCLLQDVAEALDYAHSQCEDFVHRELKLNNILVSKKEGKPKFYLSDFGLAKIVGDGAILTRTFKSVAEALNIYQEVSPAPESGHLYPSMEIDETKLSPLHASFLQNFSFLAPEQKKLNEFHEIGPKADTYAFGVLAYYLLTSRFPEGYFEMPSLLGTPYQWNWDFLVKECLHFDPAKRPLELIPVLKSVKSVRKETASPQAFFVKQEESHEDYQMEEAAHVSLKEPAFISEEKESHHFKPVFNDGYLERPVHDPDPAKQFAIDHGVKHYEPVRKEIHKIEPLLTEMTIIKATNFMRGSNEGSRDEMPRHNISVESFAMDVHPVTNEQFVRFLEALGGEKDSNHNDVIRLKESRIKRSGGRYTIESGYGKHPVVGVTWYGALAYAKWVGKRLPTEAEWELAAKGGDEEAIYPTGSSIEKSEANFFSSDTTPVKSYPPNPFGLFDMPGNVYEWCQDWYGYNYYEVSIQEPDNPKGPLQGVYRVLRGGCWKSLKEDLRCSKRHRNNPGTVNSTYGFRCAVDVKKEY; encoded by the coding sequence ATGGCAGATTCAAGAAGTTTAGGGGATTACGATGTTATAAAAATGATTGGACAAGGGCCGCTTGGATCTCTTTACCTAGCTGAGCATCGCTTTATGAAAAAGCAATTTTGCCTGAAAATCCTTCCCCAGGAATTAGCACAAGACCGTGGTTTTATCCAACGTTTTGAAGAGGAGATTGCTAAACTATCCTCTCTAAATCACCCAAATATTGTTAAAATCCATAATATTTCATTCGCTTCGGGAAGGTATTTTCTTGTCACGGATTGTGTGGTGGATGATGTCGGTGAGACAACAAACCTTGCCCAATACATGATTTCACTTGATGAGCATTTAAAAGAAGAAGATTTATTTTGTCTCTTGCAAGATGTTGCTGAAGCTTTAGACTATGCCCACAGCCAATGCGAAGACTTTGTTCATAGGGAATTAAAGTTAAATAATATTTTAGTCAGCAAGAAAGAAGGCAAGCCTAAGTTTTATCTTTCAGATTTCGGCCTTGCCAAGATCGTTGGCGATGGCGCCATTTTAACTCGAACTTTTAAAAGTGTGGCTGAAGCTTTAAATATTTATCAAGAGGTTAGTCCTGCCCCTGAAAGCGGGCATTTATACCCCTCTATGGAAATTGATGAGACAAAGCTTAGTCCCTTGCACGCTTCCTTCCTACAGAATTTTTCTTTTTTAGCGCCGGAACAAAAAAAATTAAATGAATTCCATGAGATTGGACCAAAAGCTGATACTTATGCTTTTGGAGTCTTGGCTTACTACCTTCTCACCAGCCGATTTCCGGAAGGGTACTTTGAGATGCCAAGCCTTCTTGGAACTCCCTATCAATGGAATTGGGACTTCCTTGTAAAAGAATGCCTTCATTTTGATCCAGCCAAAAGACCTCTTGAGCTTATTCCGGTGTTAAAAAGCGTTAAGAGTGTAAGGAAGGAAACCGCCTCTCCCCAGGCATTTTTTGTTAAGCAAGAAGAGAGCCATGAGGATTACCAAATGGAAGAAGCCGCTCATGTTTCCTTAAAGGAGCCTGCCTTTATTAGCGAAGAGAAAGAAAGCCATCATTTCAAACCTGTTTTTAACGATGGCTATCTAGAAAGACCGGTTCATGACCCCGATCCTGCGAAACAATTTGCAATTGATCATGGGGTTAAACACTATGAACCTGTAAGAAAAGAAATCCATAAAATCGAGCCCCTCCTAACTGAAATGACAATCATCAAGGCTACCAATTTTATGAGAGGGAGCAATGAAGGAAGCCGTGATGAGATGCCGCGCCACAACATTAGCGTGGAAAGCTTTGCTATGGACGTCCATCCAGTGACGAATGAGCAATTCGTTCGTTTTTTAGAAGCCCTCGGCGGTGAAAAAGACAGCAATCATAATGATGTCATTCGATTAAAAGAATCTAGAATTAAAAGAAGCGGGGGACGCTATACCATTGAATCCGGTTATGGCAAACACCCTGTTGTCGGCGTGACATGGTATGGCGCTTTAGCTTATGCAAAGTGGGTTGGAAAGCGTCTTCCAACAGAAGCCGAATGGGAGCTTGCAGCAAAAGGCGGGGATGAAGAAGCGATTTATCCAACGGGCAGCAGCATCGAAAAATCGGAAGCCAACTTTTTTAGCTCGGATACAACCCCTGTTAAGAGCTACCCTCCCAATCCCTTCGGTCTTTTTGATATGCCAGGAAACGTTTATGAGTGGTGCCAGGATTGGTATGGCTATAATTATTATGAAGTTTCAATCCAAGAGCCTGACAATCCAAAAGGACCTCTTCAAGGCGTCTACAGGGTTTTAAGAGGAGGCTGCTGGAAAAGCTTGAAAGAGGATTTGCGCTGCTCCAAAAGGCATCGCAACAACCCGGGCACCGTAAATAGCACCTATGGGTTTCGCTGCGCTGTGGATGTAAAAAAAGAATATTAA
- a CDS encoding ATP-binding protein yields MTPDERLDPDELLKAVQETEKKQKLGKLKIFFGMAAGVGKTYSMLEAAHNLMKEGVNLIVGVVNTHGRMETEKLLAGLPLLPEKWVKYKDTVFEELDLEAILKAKPDLVLIDELAHTNVPGSKHPKRWQDVLELLEAGIDVYTTLNVQHIESRKDLVENITGIKVNETVPDLLLEHADTLEIIDISPNELLQRLNEGKVYFPEQSKIAAQNFFQKDNLTALREIALRLTAEKVDHDLHGMLIKGKKWRTRERLMVAISSSPSSQQLIRAARKLAFELDAPWYAVYVDTGVKLNDQDQLRLNAHLNLASELGALTITTHDLDIVAGLNRIAKQKGVTRIIVGRPPVKRNRVINLFSQNIIERIEKENKDVDIIVLRQDKATSLFRKSHDFHREPIPFVSYLYALITIAAITFFGYALLPYVGYKSVGFVYLLGILILNFFLNRGPIFFAAILSAFAWNYLFIPPLFTLAIHDPEDIALITIYFITAFLLGFLTRRLREQDQFLHQREEKMEKLYEIEQEIAESATMEALISRVTERLELMFDGFFNILVKTDEGSIKFDSKINQDEKEKAVASLVFQTGQMAGWSTNTLPSVNSLYLPIKFSKEAVGVLVYTPNNKRTLSRDELNFLQTVNHHLGIYIERHFFEQKIHYEDYTRQIEKIHQSLFHTLNRNFYMPLEQILNILAEIKKAPEKPIEKKLLSKLDDFIQNLKFIIDNVIALSEIESGYVRLNIERLPIQKLIDEVLENVKFLTKDEAVEAKGQLNLMAPFDFKLLKLALNNLIVNAFEYSNFKGPIEIEVRSLEDSFEIKVCDHGPGIPKEVHPYIFDKFYRVSGEDKPGLGLGLSLVRSVIEMHQGRIEVKNKEEGGVEFTLILPLKKE; encoded by the coding sequence ATGACACCTGATGAAAGATTGGATCCTGATGAGCTCCTTAAAGCTGTGCAAGAAACCGAAAAAAAGCAAAAGCTTGGAAAACTTAAAATTTTCTTTGGAATGGCGGCCGGGGTTGGAAAAACTTACTCTATGCTGGAAGCTGCCCACAATTTGATGAAAGAGGGTGTAAATTTAATCGTAGGGGTTGTTAACACTCATGGGCGGATGGAAACAGAAAAACTCCTTGCAGGCTTGCCATTATTGCCTGAAAAATGGGTAAAATATAAAGACACGGTTTTTGAAGAATTAGATCTTGAAGCCATCTTAAAGGCAAAACCTGACCTTGTCTTAATTGATGAACTGGCCCATACAAACGTTCCCGGGTCAAAACATCCTAAAAGATGGCAGGATGTTTTAGAACTTCTTGAAGCCGGAATCGATGTCTACACTACATTAAACGTCCAGCATATTGAAAGCCGAAAGGACCTTGTTGAAAATATTACCGGGATAAAAGTTAATGAAACAGTCCCGGATCTTCTCTTGGAGCATGCCGATACCCTTGAAATTATAGACATTTCACCAAACGAGCTTCTCCAAAGGCTTAATGAAGGAAAAGTATATTTTCCTGAGCAATCAAAAATAGCGGCTCAGAATTTTTTCCAAAAAGATAATTTAACGGCGTTACGAGAAATTGCACTCAGGCTTACAGCTGAAAAAGTAGACCATGACCTTCATGGCATGCTTATTAAAGGTAAAAAATGGCGGACAAGAGAGCGGTTAATGGTAGCTATTTCTTCAAGCCCCTCCTCGCAGCAATTAATAAGGGCGGCAAGAAAATTAGCGTTTGAATTAGACGCCCCTTGGTATGCAGTTTATGTAGATACAGGAGTTAAACTTAACGATCAGGATCAGCTTCGTCTTAACGCTCACCTAAATTTAGCAAGCGAACTTGGCGCCCTCACGATCACAACCCATGACCTTGACATTGTTGCCGGCCTCAACCGTATTGCCAAACAAAAAGGGGTCACAAGAATTATTGTCGGAAGACCCCCTGTAAAAAGAAACCGGGTTATCAATTTATTCAGCCAAAACATTATAGAACGCATAGAAAAAGAAAATAAGGATGTGGATATTATTGTCCTAAGGCAAGACAAAGCCACCTCTCTTTTTCGGAAGTCCCATGACTTCCATAGAGAGCCTATTCCTTTTGTTTCGTATTTGTATGCTCTTATCACGATCGCGGCCATTACCTTTTTTGGATATGCCCTGCTTCCTTATGTGGGCTACAAATCTGTCGGCTTTGTCTATTTGCTTGGCATTTTAATTTTAAATTTCTTTTTAAATAGGGGCCCAATTTTTTTTGCGGCTATTTTAAGCGCGTTTGCTTGGAACTACTTGTTTATCCCTCCCCTTTTTACTCTTGCCATTCATGACCCTGAAGATATCGCTTTAATCACCATTTATTTTATCACCGCATTTTTACTCGGTTTTTTGACAAGGCGGCTTCGCGAACAAGATCAATTTTTGCATCAGCGCGAAGAAAAAATGGAAAAACTCTATGAGATTGAACAAGAAATTGCTGAATCGGCAACTATGGAAGCTTTAATTTCACGTGTAACTGAAAGGCTCGAATTAATGTTTGATGGCTTTTTTAACATACTTGTCAAAACAGATGAAGGCAGCATAAAGTTTGATAGCAAGATTAATCAGGATGAAAAAGAAAAAGCGGTCGCAAGCCTCGTCTTTCAAACGGGTCAAATGGCCGGATGGTCCACCAACACGTTGCCTTCTGTTAACTCTTTGTATCTTCCTATAAAATTCTCTAAAGAAGCAGTCGGGGTGCTTGTTTACACGCCAAATAATAAAAGAACTCTTTCAAGAGATGAGTTAAATTTCCTTCAAACAGTGAACCATCATCTTGGGATTTACATTGAGCGTCACTTTTTCGAACAGAAAATCCACTACGAAGACTATACGAGGCAAATTGAAAAGATTCATCAAAGCCTTTTCCACACACTTAATCGAAACTTTTACATGCCGCTTGAGCAAATCCTAAATATTCTGGCTGAAATAAAAAAAGCTCCGGAAAAACCCATTGAAAAAAAGCTTTTAAGCAAGCTTGATGACTTTATCCAAAATCTAAAGTTTATTATAGACAATGTCATCGCTCTTTCTGAAATTGAATCCGGTTATGTTCGTCTTAATATTGAGAGGCTTCCAATACAAAAGCTGATTGATGAAGTTTTAGAAAATGTAAAATTTCTTACTAAAGATGAAGCGGTAGAAGCCAAGGGACAACTAAACCTTATGGCTCCTTTTGATTTTAAGCTATTGAAACTTGCTTTAAACAACCTGATTGTCAATGCCTTTGAATATTCCAATTTCAAAGGGCCCATCGAAATCGAAGTTCGTTCCTTGGAAGATAGCTTTGAAATAAAAGTTTGCGATCATGGACCCGGAATACCAAAGGAAGTGCATCCCTATATTTTTGATAAATTCTATAGGGTTTCCGGGGAAGATAAACCGGGGCTTGGCCTTGGTCTATCCCTTGTCCGTTCAGTCATTGAAATGCATCAGGGAAGGATCGAAGTTAAGAATAAGGAAGAAGGAGGGGTTGAATTTACTTTAATTCTTCCTCTAAAAAAGGAATAA